A DNA window from Stenotrophomonas sp. 57 contains the following coding sequences:
- a CDS encoding glycoside hydrolase family 19 protein, giving the protein MILTASTIQQVVGCSAAVAAQWAQPLTDACTAYGISTPKRVAAFLAQVGHESASLTRTVENLNYGAQGMADTWPSRYAVDPRAKPRKPNDLARALERKPVAIGNNAYANRLGNGSEASGDGYRYRGRGPIQNTGRANYAAIRDALRAKGVKGVPDFEAKPEELEQPKWGALAAATFWDSRNLSRLADAGRFDEITARVNGGQVGAADRRSRYYRALKVLGA; this is encoded by the coding sequence ATGATCCTGACCGCCTCGACAATCCAGCAGGTGGTTGGCTGCAGTGCCGCCGTTGCCGCCCAGTGGGCTCAGCCCCTGACCGACGCCTGCACTGCGTACGGCATCAGCACCCCGAAGCGGGTGGCCGCGTTCCTGGCGCAGGTCGGTCACGAGTCGGCGAGCCTGACCCGCACCGTCGAGAACCTGAACTACGGTGCGCAGGGCATGGCCGATACCTGGCCCAGCCGCTACGCCGTTGACCCCAGGGCCAAGCCGAGGAAGCCGAACGACCTGGCGCGCGCGCTGGAACGGAAGCCGGTTGCGATCGGCAACAACGCGTATGCCAACCGGCTGGGCAATGGCTCGGAGGCGAGCGGCGACGGATACCGCTACCGCGGCCGTGGTCCTATCCAGAACACCGGCCGGGCCAACTATGCCGCCATCCGCGACGCTCTGCGGGCGAAGGGCGTCAAGGGCGTCCCTGACTTCGAGGCCAAACCCGAGGAGCTGGAGCAGCCGAAGTGGGGCGCTTTGGCAGCAGCGACGTTCTGGGATTCTCGGAACCTCAGCAGGCTGGCGGATGCCGGCCGATTCGACGAGATCACGGCCCGGGTGAACGGCGGCCAGGTTGGAGCGGCGGACCGGCGTTCGCGCTACTACCGCGCGCTGAAGGTGCTTGGGGCATGA
- a CDS encoding YfbU family protein, which produces MKFTDEQRLIVLMLADIQKALKVRGEFDPSFISKVTAYKEEFAIPFEHGLLFDDQDLPDSFKFVIDVLDMWSFIERAVKDLDEGQRQELIDRVGLRGDNPQFRGFDGNNETELMAHCRLLVNDLHRFTEFKDRDFNSHSPTAELYREMYELFEPMRRQLLDRRRLSLDDLEALLSTR; this is translated from the coding sequence ATGAAGTTCACTGATGAGCAACGCCTGATTGTCCTGATGCTCGCTGACATTCAGAAGGCGCTGAAGGTTCGAGGTGAGTTTGATCCAAGCTTCATCTCGAAGGTCACGGCTTACAAGGAAGAGTTCGCGATACCGTTCGAGCATGGGTTGCTTTTCGACGATCAGGACCTGCCGGACAGTTTTAAGTTCGTCATCGACGTTCTAGATATGTGGTCATTCATTGAGCGGGCCGTCAAGGACCTGGATGAGGGGCAGCGTCAGGAACTGATCGACCGTGTTGGACTGCGTGGGGATAATCCTCAGTTCCGCGGTTTTGACGGCAACAATGAAACAGAGTTGATGGCACATTGCCGCCTTCTGGTGAATGACCTGCATCGCTTCACTGAGTTCAAGGATAGAGACTTCAATTCGCATAGCCCAACGGCCGAGCTCTACCGAGAGATGTATGAGCTGTTTGAGCCAATGAGGCGCCAGCTGCTGGACCGCCGTCGGCTCAGCTTGGATGACCTGGAGGCGCTGCTTTCGACCCGATGA
- a CDS encoding helix-turn-helix domain-containing protein, whose amino-acid sequence MVFDRYPNGGGEMLLALALADHAHDDGTHIFPSIARLAEKTRQSERSVQYQLRRMEQSGWLVLVNAGIGGRRSGFGEGGRTRQYRINPEWMKGAEIAPFAKGAKKASEGCKTTQERVQNGVEKGATAIAPEPRATKSNQEQPSHRECEREADPLALTAEQVDRELAGFGSTPPGVDREQLARFVRHRAAIRRPLSVQGWLQVRQQLLDLIAAGHDPNESLKQTMAAGLALPVIPVAQPSAGATHASPQHGSADRTEQLEQQFYAQRRGGGQGGGAGFEPGDVVDAEFAVIG is encoded by the coding sequence ATGGTCTTCGACCGCTACCCGAACGGCGGAGGCGAGATGCTGCTGGCGCTGGCGCTGGCTGACCACGCGCACGACGACGGCACGCACATCTTCCCGTCCATCGCCCGCCTGGCGGAGAAGACCCGGCAGTCCGAGCGTTCTGTGCAGTACCAGCTGCGCCGGATGGAGCAGTCCGGGTGGCTGGTGCTGGTCAACGCCGGCATCGGTGGCCGTCGCAGCGGGTTCGGTGAAGGCGGGCGCACCCGGCAGTACCGGATCAACCCCGAATGGATGAAGGGTGCAGAAATTGCACCCTTTGCAAAGGGTGCAAAAAAGGCCTCCGAAGGGTGCAAAACGACGCAGGAAAGGGTGCAAAACGGCGTCGAAAAGGGTGCAACAGCTATTGCACCCGAACCAAGAGCAACCAAAAGCAACCAAGAGCAACCCTCACACCGCGAGTGTGAGCGCGAGGCCGATCCGCTGGCGCTGACCGCCGAGCAGGTCGACCGCGAACTGGCCGGATTCGGCAGCACGCCGCCCGGCGTCGACCGTGAGCAGCTGGCCCGGTTCGTCCGGCACCGTGCCGCGATCCGCCGCCCGCTGTCTGTCCAGGGCTGGCTGCAGGTCCGACAGCAGCTGCTGGACCTGATCGCCGCCGGCCACGACCCCAACGAATCCCTGAAGCAGACCATGGCCGCCGGCTTGGCGCTGCCCGTGATCCCTGTCGCCCAGCCATCCGCAGGAGCAACCCATGCAAGCCCTCAACACGGTTCTGCCGACCGCACCGAGCAGCTCGAACAGCAGTTCTACGCCCAACGCCGAGGCGGTGGCCAGGGTGGCGGCGCTGGGTTCGAGCCAGGCGATGTCGTCGACGCCGAGTTCGCCGTCATCGGCTGA
- a CDS encoding Ref family recombination enhancement nuclease, with the protein MELAKTGPCMACLVLQMQEVLDPELVVYGCDYNHAKSGNLRRGHMFGYALCKWHHMRHPMEGNTFATMRQIYGPSLLDGSRTFHETYGSDDELIANQTYINELRSGTNG; encoded by the coding sequence ATGGAGCTGGCCAAGACGGGCCCGTGCATGGCCTGCCTGGTGCTACAGATGCAGGAGGTGCTGGACCCGGAGCTAGTGGTCTACGGCTGCGACTACAACCACGCCAAGAGCGGGAACCTGCGGCGCGGCCACATGTTCGGCTACGCCCTGTGCAAATGGCACCACATGCGGCATCCGATGGAGGGGAACACCTTCGCGACGATGCGCCAGATCTACGGTCCGAGCTTGTTGGACGGCTCGCGGACCTTCCACGAGACGTACGGCTCCGATGACGAGCTGATCGCAAACCAGACGTACATCAACGAACTGAGGAGTGGCACCAATGGCTAA
- a CDS encoding S24 family peptidase: MTANDWLNGKFRPEIDTARQIAVDHGADFDELYFGTDRAAPSDQDYTDVVGYSQAVGLGAAGAEAEEYAETHSLKFKKTSLRRRGIYGRNLAIYYGKGDSMEPTIEDGDAILFDVSDTRVVDGCLYVIQVHGAANPEYYVKRALVLDGTVFFSSDNPKGDHHWQKPRRMDSKREPITVVGRVHWIGGWAD; this comes from the coding sequence GTGACCGCGAACGACTGGCTGAATGGAAAGTTCCGCCCCGAGATTGATACCGCCCGCCAGATCGCGGTTGACCATGGGGCTGACTTCGACGAACTCTACTTCGGCACCGATAGGGCAGCACCAAGCGATCAGGACTACACCGACGTTGTTGGCTACTCTCAGGCTGTTGGCTTGGGCGCCGCCGGCGCAGAGGCCGAGGAGTACGCCGAGACCCATAGCCTCAAGTTCAAAAAGACCAGCCTCAGGCGTCGTGGTATCTATGGTCGCAACCTTGCTATCTACTATGGCAAGGGCGACTCCATGGAACCCACCATCGAAGATGGCGATGCGATCTTGTTCGACGTGTCTGATACCCGAGTCGTTGACGGTTGCCTGTACGTTATCCAGGTACACGGCGCGGCTAACCCGGAGTACTACGTGAAAAGAGCGCTGGTCCTAGACGGCACAGTCTTCTTCAGTAGCGACAATCCCAAGGGCGACCACCATTGGCAAAAGCCTAGAAGAATGGACTCAAAACGCGAGCCGATCACGGTCGTTGGGCGAGTCCATTGGATTGGCGGTTGGGCCGACTGA